In Candidatus Manganitrophus morganii, the genomic window ACGGTGTTGAATAGGACCAGTTTGGTGACATCTTTGAGGTCCATTCCGCAGCGGGAATAAAATCGATAGCGCATCGACCCGCCGGTCAGCCAACTGATCCCGAGATTCTTGCTGATGGAATATCCGACAAAAGAGGCGAGCGCAACCCGAGGGTACGAGATCCGCTTCTTTAGAAAACGAAGGGCCAGCCAATCATAACCGGTGAGGACCAGGTAGCTGATCGTCGTCCAAAAACCAACGATCGCCAGCCGCATCCCCTCCAGGGAGCGGAGATATGCGGTGACCTCCGTCAGATCGATGGTTCGAAATCGCCTGTAAAGGAAGAAGCCCGCCGCCAGGAGGGCGACCAGGCCGATGATTGTATTAATCCAATTCCGTGTTTCCGGTTTCAAACAAACCCCATTCCGTCGGGAGAAAGAAGAGATGCCGCGCGCCGGGCTTTTTATTTATTTTGACACGAATCGGGGGGAAAAGACGAGAGGGGGGAGAGGAGACCCTGTTGCGTTGGACGAAGCCGTCGCCTGCGGGAGTTGCATCTCAAATGGAAAAGATTAAAAATGGAGCGAGGTTTATCGGGTGTTTTCCCCCACGCCAACGTCCCTTCTTTTTTGGTTATGAGGAATTTGATCGAGACGCGATTTATCATCGATACCAATGTGGGCCATCTGGTTCGAAAGCTCCGGATGCTCGGTTATGACACCCTCTTTATCAATCCGGTGGATGATGCAGCCCTCGTCCAAACGGCCGACCGGGAAGGAAGGGTGGTTATCAGCGGAGATCGAAGGCTGTTCGATCGAAAGCTGATCCGCTCCGGAAGGGTCAAGGGACTTTTGATCGACACCAATCAGGACCATCGCGCCCAGCTCCAACTGATCGTTCGAACCTTCGGTTGGGGAGACGGCGGTTCGTTTATCCGCTGTCTCGAGTGCAACACCCTTTTCCTCTCAAAATCAAAGGAAGCGGCGAGAGAGAGGGTCCCTCCGTACGTTTATGAAACGATCGCGCAGTATGCGTATTGTCCTCATTGCGATCAATTTTTTTGGGAGGGGGAACATGTGAAGCGGATGCGGGCCCTCATTGAGAAGCTGAAAAATGAGTCGGCGCCGCCGGCGTGAGCAGGGAGCCGATCGGTCTCAGTGAAATCGGTTTATAAGCAGAACCGTTATTTTCTCCGGAGCCGATTGTTTTGTTCATGATCACGTGCATCCGGCGGGAGGCGATATCTCTCCTCGATTTCGGTGATGCGCTCGAGACAGTGAAGGGCCAGCTCCCGATCGCCCCGGCGTTCATACACCGCCGCCAAGCCCCGGAGGGCTTCGCTCTCGCCCGCCGGATCTCCTAGCCGGTTAAAGTGGGTCGTCGCGTAGTTAAAGCAGGTTTCCGCGTCCCGATCCTGATCCCGCTGGAGGAAGACCCGGCCCAGCTGTCCCCAGGTCGCCGCCAACCCTTCCTCATGCCCCGCCTTCTTGTGAAAGTCGATCGCTTTTCTGAAAAGAGTGATCGCCTCTTCCAGATGTCCCGTCGCCTCTTCCAATAGGCCCCGGTTGCTGTAGAGCACCCCGGAGGAGAGGTCATCCGAATTTTCTTGGAGGAGATCGGCCGCCTCCAGATAATAGGCCCGCGCCCGTTCGAACTCTCCCCCCTCCCGGCAGAGATTGCCGAGGTTGACGAGGGTCTGTCCGACCGTTTTCGCGTCGGGCTGCTCCCGGTCGAGCGCTAAGATTTCCAGATAGCAGGAGCGGGCCTTCTCCCGGTCTCCGAGGGCTGCGGAGGCATTCCCCAGATTCAGAAGCACCGCGCGGAGTTGATCGGCCTTCCCCCCGGCGCGCGCCTCTTCCAGCGCCTGCCCGAAACAGCGCCGGGCGCTTTCGAATTGCCCGCGATGCAGAAAGATCATCCCTTGCAGGAAGATCCCGGAGTGATTCATGTCCGACATTATCTCTTGACCGGCTCCTTTCCGTCCGCCATTCCAGGCTATACCACTATTCGGACACGGGAGTCAACGCCGAACGGCGTCGTTCTAATACTAATCTGGTATCCAATCGAGATACAGAAAAAAACCGGCTTGACACACTTATTTGATTGAGGTACGATACATCACAACACAAAGATGTGTTCTGACGAGGACGTCCCATCCCAACATCCGTTGGGTGGGACGTTTTGTTTTTAGGGGGAAGACAGCCCGTCCACGTCGGGCACGAATCTCCAAGAGGACGACTGCAGGGAGGAAGAGTTTTATGGCCATAGAGTCTCGGGTTTCGAGCGCGCTGATCGGCCGCAGCCCCGTCATGAAAGATATCTATCGGGAGTTGATTCGCGTCAGCCAGAGCAAAGCCACGGTTCTCCTTCGCGGGGAGAGCGGGACCGGGAAAGAGCTGATCGCGAAGTTGATCCATGAAAATAGCCCCCGCGCCCACAAGCCCTTTATCAAGGTCAATTGCGCCGCCCTTTCGGAGACGCTGCTGGAGAGCGAGCTTTTCGGTCACGAAAAGGGGGCCTTCACCGGCGCGATTCAGATGAGAAAGGGCCGGTTCGAGTTGGCCGACGGGGGGACGATCTTCCTCGATGAAATCGGCGATCTTCCTCTTCCGGTCCAGGTGAAATTGCTGCGGGTCTTGCAGGAGATGGAGTTCGAGCGGGTCGGCGGGGTTGATACCATCTCGGTCGACGTCCGGACCATTGCCGCCACCCATCGTCAGCTTGAAAACGCGATCCTGGAGGGGAGCTTCCGTCAGGACCTCTACTACCGGCTGAATGTCGTGCCGATTCATCTTCCGGCGCTCCGGGAGAGACGGGAAGATATCTCCTTGCTGATCGAGCACTTTCTCGAAAAGTTCAATAACGAAAACAATAAAAAAGTCCACCTCTCCAATGAAGTGATCCAGCTTCTCATCCACTACGATTGGCCGGGAAACGTCCGCGAGTTGGAGAATTGCATCGAGCGGCTGGTGGTTTTGGCGGAAGATGAATCGGTGACATTCAAGACCATCCCCCCGGCGATACAGACTTATTTCAACGACATCAAAACGGTTACCCCTCCCATCGCCTCCGACAAGCGGGGCTCTTTTACTGAAAAAATGCAGGGAATGGAACAAGAGGCCCTTAAAAAAGCACTGGAACGATCGGGATGGGTCCAGGCCAAAGCGGCCCGATTGCTTGGAATGACCCCGCGGCAAGTCGCTTATAAGATCAAGAAGTACAAGCTCTTTCCAGAAAACCCATTTTAGTGGACAGTTTTGTCGTGAATGCGACGTAATTGTAGAGATTCAGACCATATTTGTCGGGTCGGCTGTTCAGGCGCTTTCAGAAAATACAGATCTTTCAGGACTTTTCAAGATATTTAAATTTGGCATACCAGTTGCTCTAGTATCCTGGAGAAACCGACTACATCGATGTAATCGTTTAAAGGCTGGCAAAGGCGCCGCCGGATTGATCCTTCATCCTGCGGCGCCTTTTTTTGAGTTGTTGTAGAGCAGATAAAAATTAGAGATCGACTACGCTGACGTAATCAATGTAGGCAGGCAAGGGCGCCGCCGGATGTTTATCTATCCTGCGGCGCCTTTTTTTTAACTTAACCGATCACATTCATACAGGGGAGGAAAAAGCAGAGATGAAAAAGACATGGGGGTGGGGTTTTGTCGTTCTGTTCTTGATCTTGTCGACCGGAAGGTTGTTTGCGGAGGAACCGGCAGAATCGCCATTTCAGATCAGCGGATTCGTCGATACATATTACAGTTTCAACTTCAACAGACCCGACTCCAATCTCAATACAGTCGGGGCCGGCGCGAGCAACTTCGATTTCTACCACAACGCCTTCAGCGTCAGCCTGGCTGAAATCGTCTTATCGAAGGCTGCCGCCCCGGTCGGTTTTCGGATCGATCTGAATTTTGGAACCACCACCGATTTTATTCACTGCGGCGCCTTCTCCTGCCCGGGCGGCGCGGCTGAAGAGCCGTATAAAAATATTCAGCAGGCCTATGTTACCTGGGCCACGCCGGTCGGCCTGACCCTCGACATGGGTAAATTCGTCACCCATATGGGGCTGGAAGTGATCGAGTCGAAGGACAACTGGAACTACACCCGGGGGATTCTCTTCTGCTGTGCGATCCCCTACTACCATACCGGCCTGCGCGCCAACTATGCCATCTCCGACATGATCTGGGTGAACGGCTACGTCCTGAACGGCTGGAACAACACCGTCGAGAACAACAACGGTAAAACATTCGGAGCCCAAGTCGGAATTATTCCGATCAAACCGCTCACCGTTATTCTGAACTGGATCGGACCGGAAAAATCGGCCGGGGGCGGCTTTGAGGACCGCCAAGTCTACGACGTGATCGCGATCTTTAACGCGACCGACACCTTGTCTTTCGCAGCCAACTACGATTACGGCACACAAGATCCGATCGGCGGGGGAGACAGCATGACCTGGTCGGGGATCGCAGTGTATGCCCGAATGGGGTTCGATCCATATGCGGTCGCCGTTCGACTTGAAAATGGGACCGATGACGACGGCGTCATGTACGGAACCGCCGACAATACGGTCCAATCGGCCACTCTCACCGGAGAGGTCAAAGTAGCCGACAATCTTCTGATCCGGGCCGAATTCCGGCACGATATGGCCGATGAAGATATCTTCGCAGACGAGGGTGGAGTGGTGACCGATAGCCAAAGCCGCGCCGTCCTCGGCGTGGTTTATAGTTTCTAAATTCATCTGTAATAGAAGGAGGAAGACAATGAAGGAATTGTTAAAGAAGATAAGTTGGATGGGAATATTCACTGCGGTGATGCTGTCGCTCTCCCTGCCCGTCTGGGCGGAAGAGGCGGCGGCGCCGGCGGCAGAGGCCCCTGCGATGACGATGGAGAGCACAGAGAGCGCTCCACCGGCCCCGCCCGCCACAGAAGCGGCTCCACCGGCGGTCGAAGGCCCCTCGGAAACCAAGGTGGCGCTCGATACCCTCTGGGTGGTGATTGCCGGGATGCTCGTTTTCTTCATGAACACCGGATTCGCCATGGTGGAATCGGGCTTCTGCAGGAGCAAGAACACCGTCAACATCCTCTCGAAGAACTTCATCGTCTTCGCCATCTCCACGCTGGCCTTTTGGTTCATCGGCTGGGGGTTGATGTTCGGCGACGGGAACGGATTCGTCGGGACGAGCGGTCTCTTCTTCCTCGGCGGAGAGGATAACTCGCCGATGACCGGCGACGGCTACAGCGGCGTCTACGGCGCCATCGCGTGGGCGACGGTCCCCCTGCTCGCCAAGTTCTTCTTCCAGCTTGTCTTTGCCGGAACGGCGGCCACGATTGTCTCGGGGGTGGTGGCCGAGCGGATCAAGTACCTCTCTTTCATTGTCTTCTCCTTCGTTCTGGTCGCCTTCATCTACCCAATCATCGGACACTGGATCTGGGGGGGCGGTTGGCTCGCGGGACTGGGGATGTGGGATTTCGCCGGGTCGACCGTGGTTCATTCGGTCGGCGGATGGGCGGCCCTGGCCGGGGCGCTGGTTCTCGGCGCCCGAATCGGAAAATATAAGGATGGACGGGTGCAGGCGATCCCCGGCCACAACATGGCGCTCGGCACCCTGGGGGCGCTGATCCTCTGGCTCGGCTGGTATGGCTTCAATCCCGGAAGCACGATGGCGGCCGCGCCGGGCGATATCTCCCGAATCATCATCACCACCACGATGGCTGCGGCGGCGGGGCTTCTTTTTTCGACCGGAACCGCTTGGACCCTGCTTGGGAAGCCGGATCTCGGCATGTCGATCAACGGGATGCTCGGCGGTTTGGTCGGGATCACCGCTCCCTGCGCCTTCGTCTCTCCCGGCAGCGCGGTAATCATCGGCGCGATTTCCGGGGTGATCGTCGTTCTGGCGGTCATGATGTTCGATCGGCTTCAGATCGACGATCCGGTGGGGGCTCTTTCGGTCCATCTGGTCTGCGGAATCTTCGGAACAGTGGCGGTCGGCCTCTTCGCGCAAGATGCGATGTTGCCGAACACCACCGGCAACGGCCTCCTCTTCGGCGGCGGGGCGAAGCTTTTGATCAACCAGTTAATCGGGATTGCCGCCGTCGGGGCCTTTACTTTTGTCGTTTCATTGGTCGTCTGGATGGCCGTCAAAGCAATCATGGGCCTCCGCGTGAGTGAAACGGAAGAGTTGGAAGGATTGGATCTCGGCGAGCATGGCAATTCGGCCTATCCGGAATTTTCCGTCAGCATGATCTCCAGCAGCGGTGCAATGAATATCGGCTATGCCTCATCGAAACCAAAAGCGTCTGAGAAACCGGCCGAAAAAGTAATGCGATAGGGAGGAACGCCAATGAAAAAAGTCGAGGCGGTGATCAAGCCGTTTAAGCTGGAAGAGGTCAAAAAAGCCCTCTCGGATATCGGAATCTACGGGATGACGATCACCGAGGTGAAAGGGTTCGGACGCCAAAAAGGACACAAAGAGCAATACCGCGGGGCCGAATATACGATTGAGTTCGTCCCCAAGATCAAGGTGGAGATCGCCCTGTCGGACGAGGACGAGGAGAAGGTGGTCGCCACGATCATGGCGGCCGCCAAGACCGGGAGCATCGGGGATGGAAAAATCTTTATTACATCGCTGAGCGACGCCGTTCGGATCCGAACGGGAGAAAGCGGGGAAGCGGCGCTGTAGATCGGTTTTGGTCTGGTTCGGATGAGCGGCCCGTGTGAGGATGAGAATCTTCATCACGGGCCGCTCCGTGTCGGCTTGCCTCCGGTGCCGCGGCTCGCGATCAGATTATCCGGTTGTTCCGGAGCATTTTCTGCTATATAATGTCCCGAAATCAGCGCCTCTCCGCGATACCGGCGTGGTAAAAGATCGGTTCAATGGACCCTGTGACAGAATCATCGAACGACATCGTTGAGATAGAGTCGAAGTGGTATTTCGGCGTCTGTCTCGTCATTGCCGCCCTGATCGGAATCTTCACCTGGAAGAACCCTCCCAGTCCGAATCTTCTCGGAATAGAGGTGTTGGCGACCATTCTGATCCTTTTCCTCTTCGGGTCGATCCGTTATCGGATCGACAAAAACGCGATCACGTATGGAGCGCTCCCGATCATCTTCGTCACCTTCTTCCCCCTTTGGTGGCCCCAATCCCAACTGCGTGAGGAGATGTCTCGGGAAGGGGGGGCCGCCTTGTGGCGTGCGATTCGGGAAAATCTTCTCTCCATCGACGGCCTTGAGAAGTTGATCCATGGCGATACGATGCTTTTTATCCTGGGGCTGACTTTTTTCGTCAGCGTCATCTCCCAGACCCGCTTGCTGGAAACGGTGAGCATGAATCTCCTCCGGATCTTCGAGGGGCGCGTTTTGGCGACGGTTCTAACCATCGCGGGATTGGTCTCCTTTGCCTCCGGCATCTTGGACGGCGTCTCGATGATCGGCCTGACGATCCGCGTCTTGGTGATTATCCTGGTGATGGCGCGGATTCGGTACGAAGGGATCGAATTTATCATCATGGTCTCGGTGATCCTCACGACTGTCTGCGGAATGTGGCTCGCTTACGGAGAGCCCCCGAACCTGATCATGAAGTCCAATCTCAGCCTCCCCGATACTTTTTTTCTGAAATATGCGTTGCCGATGGCGGTCGTTACCTTCCTCATCGTCTCCCATTTTATTTCCCGCTGGTTGAAGGGGGCGATGATCCCCCTGGATGAGCTCGACGTTCTGGAGAAGAATATCGCCGATGTCCGGTTCCATCAAGCCGCGCGGAAAGGAGAGGTCAAAGAGATCGAGGATATGTTCAAGGAATACGCCGAACGCTTTGGAGATAAAACGGCGGCGGTGGAAGCCCTCTACCATGAGGGACATCATCCGATCTCGGCCATGATCCGGGCCCAGGTCGATGAAGAGACCGTGAATGCGTTCATCCGGGATTTTTTGGGAGAAGCGTTTGTCGCGCCGGTGAAGTCCTATTATCATCATCGGAAACAAAGGGGGAGTCCGGGAGAGCGGGAGTTGGAGCTGCGGGAGGCGGGGGTGATCGAACGCTTGCTGGAGGACACCCGTGTTCAACGGAACGCCGCGCAGAGATGGGGCAAGCTCGCTTTTATTCCGTTCCTCGGCTTATTGTTCTGGCACGCCCGGAATCACGATGTTCCCCTCTTTATCTCGTCGATCGCCGCCTTTTCTTTCGCGCTGTTGGGGATTTTGGCCCACACGAAGATGAGAAAACTTGCAATCCGGGAAGCGACCCACGAATACAAGGAGTACCTTTTTCTCTTTCCTCTTTTTCTTTCGATTACGATGCTCACGGCGGTCGGATTTTTTGATCAGTTGAAGGCGGCGATCGAACGGGGGGTGGACCTTCTCGGCCCCGCCCATGTGGCGGTCATCCAGTTCCTCGGATCGGGGCTTCTCTCGGCGGTGCTGGACAACAACGTCGTCGCCGATTTCGCCTCCCGGGCCATTCAGGGAATGCCGGATATGTTCCTCTTCGCCGCGGCCCAAATCGCCGGATATGCGGCGGGAGGCTCGCTCACCCACATCGGCTCGGCCCAGTCGGTGGTCGCCTTCGCCTACATCCTCCGGTATGTCGATCCCTCCTTCACCCCGTTGGGCTGGATCAAGGCGATGTGGCGGCTGGTCGTCATCATCTCGATTGCCCTGATCGTCGTTCTCTATATCAAAGCGTTTCTTGTCGGTTCTGTTCCGGGATAGGTCCCCTTCTTTTGCGGTGAGGGCCCCCCGCGATGTATGGTAGAATGAACCACCTAAGAATGGAGCAGGATGCACCCTCAGGCCAATATTCTTGCTGATCTTCGCCTCCTCTTTGGGGCCAGGCAGAAGGAGATCCGTGCCTTTCACGATCAGGGCGGAACCGGTCTTCGCGTTGTCGAGGCCCTCTCGGATCTGGCCGACCATCTCCTCCTGCGGGGATTTCAATCGATCAACCCGACGCTGATCCAGGAGTGGGGGGGTGTGATGGTCGCCATCGGCGGGTACGGCCGCCGGGAGCTCTCGCCGGCCTCGGACATCGACCTGATGTTCCTCTTCCCCGAAGGACGCGCGAGGCAGGCCGAAAGACTCGCCTCGGAGCTGCTTCCGTTTTTCTGGGACCTCGGCTACAAAGTCGGCCACAGTGTGCGCAGCGTGGAAGAGTGCATCGCCGCCGCAAAACAGGACACCCTGATCGCCACCTCCCTTCTTGAATCGCGGCTCCTCACAGGCGACCGAGGCCTGTTCCAGCAGTTTCACGAAGCATTCTTCTCCAAGGTGGTCGGAAAAAATCTAAAAGATTTTTTGGTCCATCTCGACAACGGAAGAGCGGCGGGGCGAAAGGAGTTCGGCGCCACCCCCTATCTTCTGGAGCCGAACCTCAAGCAGAGCCCCGGCGGGCTTCGCGACATTCATCACCTTCGCTGGGTCGCGCTGGCCCGCTATCGGACCAATTCTCTCGCGCAGCTTTTTCAGTGGGGGCTTCTCTCCAACGCGGAATATTCAAGCCTGACCACCGCCCTCGATTTTCTCTGGAAAATTCGGAACCAGCTTCACTTCAAGGCGGGAAGGGCCTCCGACCATCTGACGATGGAGCTGCAGGAAGAGCTCGCCCCCTTCTTTCATTTCGAGAACCGGCGCGAGCTGATGCGCCAGTATTACATCCTGACCGGTTGGGTCATTGAGATTTCGGATCGGTTTATCCGAGACGCCTTTCCGGTCAGCCGATGGCAGAAGTGGCAACGCGCATGGCAGACCCGTCAGGCGGCCCCCGGTTTTCAACTCTCCGCCGGGGAGATTGTTCCGCAGACGACCAATCTTCATCAATTCTTCGGGAACGATGAAAATCTCCTTCGGATTTTTCTCCTTGTGAAAGAACATGGCGCCCGCATCCCCGGCCCGGTCCTCGAAGTCCTTCACCAGGTCGCCGATCAGGAGCGGGACCGGCCGATTTCACCGGAGGCGGCCGTCCTCTTTCGGGAAATCCTCTCGAAGCCGGGACGGATCGCCGACACCCTGCGCGTGATGCACCGGACCCATGTCCTCTGGCGGATCATCCCGGAGTTCGCGCGCGTTCATCGGCTGGTTCAGGAGAGCCGGTCCCATTTTTTCACCGTGGACGAGCATAGCTTCCGCGCCGTGGAAGAGGGGGAGCGCTTGGCCGCCGAGGGGGGGGCGATCGGAAAGATCTACGCCGGAATCCAAAGAAAAGATCTCCTCCACCTGGCGCTTCTCCTGCACGATGTCGGGAAAGGACGCGATGAAGACCACAGCGCGGTCGGAGCGATTCTTGCCGAAGCGGCCGGAATTCAGCTGGGATATACCGATGAGGAGCGTGCTCTTTTGGTTTTTCTCGTCCGGCGCCATCTGATTCTCTCCGAGGTGGCGCTCTACCGCGACTTTTCAAACGAGCCGGTCCTCCTTCAATTCGCCAGCGAGGTCGCCCGGCCGGAAACGCTTAAAAAACTGTTCGTCTTAACCTGCGCCGATATCCGCGCGGTCGGCCCCGGCACCTGGACGAGTTGGAAGGGGGAACTTCTGCTCAAACTCTATGGGGAAGCGCTTTCGATCTTGGCGGGGGAAGAGGCCGATCCGGAGGAGCGGAAGGTGGAGATGATCGCCGCGCGCCTTCGCCAGGAAGCGAAAGGGAAGTACCCGGAGGTGTGGCTGGAAGAGACCCTTCAAGGATTGATACCGCGCTACCTCTTGGCCACCCCTTTTGAGAAAATGCTCGCCGATCTGTCGGCCCTCTTCCACCTCTTGATCGATCCGATCCATGTCGCGGCGCGCTACCTCCCCGATTCCGGGATGACCGAATATACCCTCTACACCTATGATCAGATCACACCCGGCCTCTTCTCAAAGATGACCGGCGTGCTCGCCGCCAAGGGGCTTCAGATCATGGGGGCGCAGGTCTTCACCCAATCGAACGGCATGGTCGTCGATACGTTTCGGGTTATCGATCCCGATTACGCCGGACCGGTCCCGCCCGAACGGATCGAGAAGATCTCGCAGGAAGTCCGGAGCGTTTTGATCGGCAAGGAAACGATTGAAGCCCTCTTCACGCGGGGGCAACGGTTTGGGTCTCACAAGGAACTCCCTCCGACGGTCGCCGTCCGGGTGGAGCTCGACAACGACAGCTCCCATCACTTCACGATCATCGATATCTTTGCCCCCGATCGGCGGGGACTCCTTTATGTGATTGCGAAAACGATCTTCGATCTCGGTCTCTCGGTCCACTCGGCCAAAATTGCGACGCGGCTCGACCAGATCGTCGACGTTTTCTACGTGCAAGGTCCCGAGGGGAAGAAGATCACCGATTCGGAAATGATCCGGAAGGTGAAGGAGCGGCTCACAAACGAGATTCAGCAAGGTTCGACCGGCAAAGGAAAGTAGGCTCACAACCATCAGGGGGGAACAATGGCAACGAATCGACGCATGCAGGTCCATCTGAAATGGCTGCTGGTTTTGTTGTTTTTCACGGCATCGATCGGGTTTAATCTTTCAACCGCTTTCGCTCAGGACGCTCCTCCTCCGACGATCGATACCGGCGACACCGCCTGGATGCTCGCTTCCGCGGCGCTGGTTCTTCTGATGACCCCCGGCCTGGCGCTTTTCTACGGCGGGATGGTTCGAACGAAAAATTCGCTCGGCACCATCATGCAAAGCATGATTATGATCGCGTTGATCACCGTCCAGTGGGTCCTTTTCGGATATACCCTCGCCTTCGGTCCGGACCAGGGGGGACTTATCGGAAGCTTGGCCTGGCTGGGATTAAATGGGGTGGGACTCGATCCCAATCCCGACTACGCGGGGACGATTCCTCATCAGGTTTTTATGATTTATCAAGGAATGTTCGCCATCATCACGCCGGCGCTGATTACCGGGGCGTTTGCCGAGCGGATGAAATTCTCCACCTTCTTGGTTTTTTCGCTTCTCTGGGCGACGCTGGTCTACGATCCTTTGGCGCATTGGGTCTGGGGGGTCGGCGGGTGGATGCGCAATCTCGGCGCTCTGGACTTTGCGGGGGGAACGGTGGTGCACATCAGCTCCGGGGTCTCCGCGCTGGCGGCGGCCCTCTATATGGGAAAACGGCACGGCTACGGAAAAGAGCCGATGCCGCCGCACAACCTCCCGATGACGGTGCTGGGGGCGGGGATTCTCTGGTTCGGCTGGTTCGGGTTTAACGGCGGCAGCGCGGTCGCCTCCGGCGCGCTCGCCGGGAGCGCCTTTGTCGTGACCCATATCGCGGCCGCCTCCGCGACCCTCACCTGGATGTTTGTGGAGTGGGCGCACCGAGGAAAGCCGACGGTGCTCGGGGCCGTCAGCGGCGCGGTGGCCGGTCTGGTCGCCATCACGCCGGCCTCCGGATTCGTCGGCCCGATCTCCGCCCTTCTCATCGGGATCGGCGGCGGGGCGGTCTGTTATTTCGGCGCCGTGATTTTGAAGAACAAGCTCGGCTATGACGATTCCCTCGACGCCTTCGGTGTGCACGGCCTGGGCGGAACCTTCGGGGCGTTGGCGACCGGTCTCTTCGCGTCCAAAGCGGTGAACGCAGCGGGGAATGATGGGGCCTTCTTCGGGAATCCGAAACTGCTGGTCATCCAAGCCATCACCGTGGTGGCCACCTGGGTCTTTGCTTTTGTGATGACGATGATTCTGCTGAAAATCCTCGACGCGACGATGGGGCTGCGTGTCTCCAAAGAAAAGGAGATCACCGGACTCGATATGTCGGAGCATGGAGAAACCGGCTACAATCTTTGATTGCTTTCGATTATAATGAACTATCCTTAGCGTAGGGGGAAGGCGACCATGAAGAAGATCGAGGCGATTATCAAACCGTTCAAGCTGGAAGAGGTGAAGAAGGCGCTCAATGACGTGGGGATTGTCGGGATGACGGTGACCGAGGTGAAGGGATATGGAAGGCAGAAGGGACACAAGGAGCTTTATCGCGGCGCGGAATATACGGTGGAGTTCGTCCCAAAGTTAAAGATCGAGATCGCTCTGTCGGATAAAGATGTCGATAAGGCGGTGGCGACGATCCTCGCCTCGGCCAAGACCGGCAGCATCGGCGACGGCAAGATTTTCGTGACCGATCTGGAAGGGGCGATTCGGATCCGGACCGGCGAGAGCGGGGAGGGAGCGCTTTAGTTGCGGCTCCGGACGATTTCGACGACAACCCCTCCCCGGATCTCTTCGCGGGGGGGGAGGCATTTCTTTACGCGGACGGTCACGGAGGCAATCCGCCGATCTTCCAATATCTTGCCGGCAATCCTCTCCGCAAGGGTCTCGATGAGACGAACGTGGCTCTCCCGTCCGATCTTCGCAATCTCGCCGCAAAGCTGATCGTAGTCGATTGTCTCCTTGAGCTGATCCGTTCGCGCCGCGCCTGCGACATCACATTTCATCTCCACGTCCACCGAAAGCCGCTGGCCGATGGTCCGCTCCTCTTTCGTGACGCCGCAATGGCCGTGGAATTCAATCTGATAGATCGCCAGCGTGTCCATATTGCTCCGAGCGAAGGTTTAATCGACGGGGATTTGAACGAGACGGGAGAGGACTTTCCCTTCGATCAGGTGCTCTTTGACCAGTGGG contains:
- a CDS encoding sigma 54-interacting transcriptional regulator, producing MAIESRVSSALIGRSPVMKDIYRELIRVSQSKATVLLRGESGTGKELIAKLIHENSPRAHKPFIKVNCAALSETLLESELFGHEKGAFTGAIQMRKGRFELADGGTIFLDEIGDLPLPVQVKLLRVLQEMEFERVGGVDTISVDVRTIAATHRQLENAILEGSFRQDLYYRLNVVPIHLPALRERREDISLLIEHFLEKFNNENNKKVHLSNEVIQLLIHYDWPGNVRELENCIERLVVLAEDESVTFKTIPPAIQTYFNDIKTVTPPIASDKRGSFTEKMQGMEQEALKKALERSGWVQAKAARLLGMTPRQVAYKIKKYKLFPENPF
- a CDS encoding ammonium transporter; this translates as MKELLKKISWMGIFTAVMLSLSLPVWAEEAAAPAAEAPAMTMESTESAPPAPPATEAAPPAVEGPSETKVALDTLWVVIAGMLVFFMNTGFAMVESGFCRSKNTVNILSKNFIVFAISTLAFWFIGWGLMFGDGNGFVGTSGLFFLGGEDNSPMTGDGYSGVYGAIAWATVPLLAKFFFQLVFAGTAATIVSGVVAERIKYLSFIVFSFVLVAFIYPIIGHWIWGGGWLAGLGMWDFAGSTVVHSVGGWAALAGALVLGARIGKYKDGRVQAIPGHNMALGTLGALILWLGWYGFNPGSTMAAAPGDISRIIITTTMAAAAGLLFSTGTAWTLLGKPDLGMSINGMLGGLVGITAPCAFVSPGSAVIIGAISGVIVVLAVMMFDRLQIDDPVGALSVHLVCGIFGTVAVGLFAQDAMLPNTTGNGLLFGGGAKLLINQLIGIAAVGAFTFVVSLVVWMAVKAIMGLRVSETEELEGLDLGEHGNSAYPEFSVSMISSSGAMNIGYASSKPKASEKPAEKVMR
- a CDS encoding tetratricopeptide repeat protein codes for the protein MSDMNHSGIFLQGMIFLHRGQFESARRCFGQALEEARAGGKADQLRAVLLNLGNASAALGDREKARSCYLEILALDREQPDAKTVGQTLVNLGNLCREGGEFERARAYYLEAADLLQENSDDLSSGVLYSNRGLLEEATGHLEEAITLFRKAIDFHKKAGHEEGLAATWGQLGRVFLQRDQDRDAETCFNYATTHFNRLGDPAGESEALRGLAAVYERRGDRELALHCLERITEIEERYRLPPDARDHEQNNRLRRK
- a CDS encoding P-II family nitrogen regulator codes for the protein MKKVEAVIKPFKLEEVKKALSDIGIYGMTITEVKGFGRQKGHKEQYRGAEYTIEFVPKIKVEIALSDEDEEKVVATIMAAAKTGSIGDGKIFITSLSDAVRIRTGESGEAAL
- a CDS encoding Mut7-C RNAse domain-containing protein produces the protein MERGLSGVFPHANVPSFLVMRNLIETRFIIDTNVGHLVRKLRMLGYDTLFINPVDDAALVQTADREGRVVISGDRRLFDRKLIRSGRVKGLLIDTNQDHRAQLQLIVRTFGWGDGGSFIRCLECNTLFLSKSKEAARERVPPYVYETIAQYAYCPHCDQFFWEGEHVKRMRALIEKLKNESAPPA
- a CDS encoding porin; this translates as MKKTWGWGFVVLFLILSTGRLFAEEPAESPFQISGFVDTYYSFNFNRPDSNLNTVGAGASNFDFYHNAFSVSLAEIVLSKAAAPVGFRIDLNFGTTTDFIHCGAFSCPGGAAEEPYKNIQQAYVTWATPVGLTLDMGKFVTHMGLEVIESKDNWNYTRGILFCCAIPYYHTGLRANYAISDMIWVNGYVLNGWNNTVENNNGKTFGAQVGIIPIKPLTVILNWIGPEKSAGGGFEDRQVYDVIAIFNATDTLSFAANYDYGTQDPIGGGDSMTWSGIAVYARMGFDPYAVAVRLENGTDDDGVMYGTADNTVQSATLTGEVKVADNLLIRAEFRHDMADEDIFADEGGVVTDSQSRAVLGVVYSF